Proteins encoded together in one Anoxybacillus flavithermus window:
- a CDS encoding IS630 family transposase, whose translation MDETHVRAYQALRTTWAEVGNEKQVPSYGHHAHVSIFGAVDVQQGDVVFHRASSANAETFLHFLRRLKEKYTDRFLVLVLDNARIHHAKMVQAFPDGEEGDAFHFIFLPPYFPQLNPIERLWKWLKDEVIANVFHKDPNDNAQSITRFEQYVLQHPDEVLRRIGCAV comes from the coding sequence GTGGATGAGACACATGTTCGTGCTTATCAAGCGCTGCGTACGACATGGGCAGAAGTAGGAAATGAAAAACAAGTGCCAAGCTACGGTCACCATGCCCACGTTTCTATTTTTGGCGCCGTCGATGTTCAACAAGGCGATGTGGTGTTTCATCGTGCATCATCCGCCAATGCCGAAACCTTCCTCCACTTTTTGCGCCGATTGAAAGAGAAATATACGGACCGATTCCTCGTGCTTGTGTTAGACAATGCGCGTATTCATCATGCCAAGATGGTACAAGCCTTTCCTGATGGCGAGGAAGGCGATGCGTTTCATTTCATCTTTTTGCCACCGTATTTTCCACAGTTGAACCCGATTGAACGGTTATGGAAGTGGTTGAAAGATGAGGTGATTGCCAATGTTTTTCACAAGGACCCAAACGACAATGCCCAATCCATTACTCGTTTTGAACAATACGTTCTACAACACCCGGATGAGGTGTTGCGCCGTATCGGGTGTGCCGTGTGA
- a CDS encoding SagB/ThcOx family dehydrogenase, translating into MEDIYKYKLAPDLVITYVNRKPQLRIPSQHRRFEVDSKVMSVVSAFTGNPEETSHRLEKTISKNTIQAIVNKLIDVGVLISANEQKQSQTSEIVMEWAEWGESTWFVHLESRDANYKSSDEVGEEFMESSGSPPPTYKCNCEKSNITLPKPSTLSNMTISDALTLRRTYRNFLPESIKLQELSDLLYYTGGILFTNSTRFFGRVAKKVAPSPGGRHATELYPVINNCEGLERGIYHYCQKHHALHLLSKMDDVKSFLGEALYGQDYFLDASVTVFYTSVIDRIKWKYKGARIYRLMHYETAHYAQNFLLAGTAHNLGVFTTAAFKESLVESKLGIDGVHEVAMYVTGAGQKDEIGPYARAGIELSENVPADFKIALPKALSSTAEQKLLG; encoded by the coding sequence ATGGAAGATATTTATAAATACAAACTAGCACCAGACTTGGTTATTACTTACGTCAACAGGAAGCCTCAATTGAGGATACCATCGCAACATCGTCGTTTCGAAGTTGACTCGAAAGTCATGAGTGTCGTCTCTGCATTCACAGGGAACCCAGAAGAGACTTCACATAGGCTAGAGAAGACCATCTCCAAAAACACAATACAAGCTATTGTTAATAAGTTGATTGATGTCGGTGTTCTCATTTCCGCAAACGAACAAAAACAATCACAAACCTCAGAAATAGTTATGGAATGGGCAGAGTGGGGAGAATCCACTTGGTTTGTCCATCTTGAAAGCCGTGATGCCAATTATAAGTCGTCCGATGAAGTGGGTGAGGAATTTATGGAATCATCCGGATCACCTCCCCCTACATATAAATGTAACTGTGAAAAATCAAATATCACTTTGCCTAAACCTAGTACCTTATCAAATATGACCATTTCCGATGCTTTAACACTTCGAAGAACCTATCGAAACTTTTTGCCGGAATCAATCAAGCTACAAGAACTTTCCGATCTTCTGTATTATACAGGCGGAATCCTCTTCACAAATTCGACTCGGTTCTTTGGACGGGTTGCAAAGAAGGTCGCTCCTTCGCCTGGAGGTCGGCATGCAACGGAATTATATCCAGTCATAAATAATTGTGAAGGTCTGGAAAGAGGCATTTATCATTATTGTCAAAAACATCACGCCCTGCATCTTCTTTCTAAGATGGATGATGTTAAATCATTTTTGGGTGAAGCATTGTATGGCCAAGACTACTTTCTGGATGCATCCGTTACAGTTTTTTATACAAGTGTTATAGATCGAATTAAATGGAAATACAAAGGCGCACGCATTTATCGACTTATGCATTATGAAACCGCTCACTACGCGCAAAACTTTTTGTTAGCGGGAACAGCACATAATTTAGGCGTTTTCACGACGGCAGCTTTTAAGGAAAGTTTAGTAGAATCAAAACTCGGTATTGACGGAGTACATGAAGTGGCCATGTATGTAACAGGAGCTGGACAAAAAGATGAAATAGGTCCATATGCTCGCGCCGGCATTGAGCTAAGTGAAAACGTACCGGCAGATTTTAAAATTGCCCTGCCAAAAGCTCTTTCTTCTACAGCTGAACAAAAGTTACTAGGGTAA
- a CDS encoding IS701 family transposase produces the protein MNRLAHHQGIHKFFTILGLALYFSKPVMKHLVHIVDAMITKGFSGTLTDLHHGSFHPNHSTTLSHFFTKSPWEEETLLHKLQQWILRRVERIAKQENQPLFVSIDDTICQKTKPSSRATHAIQGCDWHYSHSGKKSIWCHSLVWFMVHTATQAFPFAFRLYDKTAGKSKGELAIEMLSSLDVRRPVYVLMDSWYPSKALVEACLKKGFHVIAMLKTNRILYPNGVAVQAKQLARSIELNDTHLVTVGEEHYRVYRYEGALNGLDHAVVLLAWKANQPMTSEHLHCVLSTDRELSDEDILRHYAQRWSIECFFRQAKDQLKLDGYRVRQVRAVKRYWILVQFAYVYSLFESNSDFSDGLDLLRKRKGHSLVEFIYRAAKQNIPIDTVKKQLRVA, from the coding sequence ATGAATAGATTAGCACATCATCAAGGAATTCATAAGTTTTTCACGATATTGGGGTTGGCCCTTTATTTTTCAAAACCTGTTATGAAGCATCTCGTTCATATCGTGGATGCGATGATCACGAAGGGCTTTTCGGGAACATTGACCGATCTTCATCATGGGAGCTTTCATCCGAACCACAGCACGACACTCAGCCATTTTTTCACGAAAAGTCCGTGGGAGGAAGAGACACTGCTTCATAAACTCCAGCAGTGGATCCTTCGTCGTGTCGAACGCATCGCCAAACAGGAGAATCAACCCTTGTTTGTTTCGATCGATGATACGATTTGCCAAAAAACCAAGCCTTCGTCACGGGCAACACACGCGATTCAGGGATGTGATTGGCACTACTCTCACTCAGGGAAAAAATCGATTTGGTGCCATTCTCTTGTTTGGTTCATGGTTCATACTGCAACCCAGGCGTTTCCCTTTGCCTTCCGCCTCTACGACAAGACGGCGGGAAAAAGCAAAGGGGAACTCGCGATCGAGATGCTTTCTTCGTTGGATGTACGCCGTCCCGTTTATGTGCTGATGGATTCGTGGTATCCATCGAAAGCGCTCGTGGAAGCTTGTCTGAAAAAAGGATTCCACGTCATCGCGATGCTCAAGACGAACCGGATTCTCTATCCGAACGGCGTTGCCGTCCAAGCGAAGCAGTTGGCCCGCTCCATCGAACTGAATGACACTCACCTCGTCACGGTGGGAGAAGAGCATTATCGCGTCTATCGTTACGAAGGAGCGCTCAACGGTCTCGACCATGCGGTGGTGCTGCTCGCTTGGAAAGCCAATCAGCCGATGACATCGGAACATCTTCACTGCGTCTTGAGCACCGACCGGGAGCTAAGCGATGAAGACATCTTGCGCCACTATGCCCAACGCTGGTCGATCGAATGCTTTTTTCGACAAGCGAAAGACCAGCTGAAGCTCGATGGGTACCGTGTTCGTCAGGTTCGGGCGGTGAAACGCTACTGGATCTTGGTGCAGTTTGCTTACGTGTACAGCCTATTCGAGTCGAACAGCGATTTTTCTGATGGGCTCGATCTCTTGCGCAAGAGAAAAGGACATAGCCTCGTGGAGTTCATTTACCGTGCAGCGAAACAAAATATTCCCATTGATACCGTGAAAAAACAGCTCCGTGTGGCATAA
- a CDS encoding HI0074 family nucleotidyltransferase substrate-binding subunit, with protein sequence MYGLKKQTFYNLICVFRNYANIIEKVILFGSRARGDYKETSDIDIAIKFRSHNEQLYRIQDDLAEANIIYTVDAIDYEKISNEKLKSYIDLEGKTIFLTNERGEVVVTMNKIMDKLFDFEKALNKLHQSITRDVEKDDLVLDATIQRFEFTYELAWKWMKSYLEYNGNNEVTSPRKTIKQAFKEGLIQDGEAWIQMLEDRNRTSHTYDEQIAMEIYEHIRQRYVHLFDQLLVEMKKRVRELEE encoded by the coding sequence ATGTACGGCTTAAAAAAGCAAACATTTTATAACCTCATTTGTGTGTTTCGAAATTATGCGAACATCATCGAAAAAGTGATTTTGTTCGGATCAAGGGCAAGAGGCGATTATAAAGAAACGTCGGACATCGATATTGCGATTAAGTTTAGAAGCCATAACGAGCAGCTGTATCGCATTCAAGACGATTTAGCGGAAGCAAATATCATTTATACGGTAGATGCTATTGATTATGAAAAGATCAGCAATGAAAAACTCAAATCGTATATTGATCTTGAAGGAAAGACAATTTTTTTAACGAATGAACGAGGGGAGGTCGTTGTGACGATGAATAAAATCATGGATAAACTATTTGACTTTGAAAAAGCATTAAATAAACTACATCAAAGCATTACGCGTGATGTGGAAAAAGACGACCTAGTTCTTGACGCAACAATTCAACGATTTGAATTTACGTACGAACTAGCATGGAAATGGATGAAAAGTTACTTAGAATATAACGGAAATAACGAAGTGACAAGTCCGCGAAAAACGATTAAACAAGCATTTAAAGAAGGACTTATTCAAGATGGGGAAGCGTGGATTCAAATGTTAGAAGATCGAAATAGGACATCACATACATACGATGAACAAATAGCGATGGAAATTTATGAACATATTCGTCAGCGATACGTTCATTTATTTGATCAATTATTAGTAGAGATGAAAAAACGAGTTCGTGAATTGGAAGAATAG
- the tnpC gene encoding IS66 family transposase, whose protein sequence is MLTVQQAVFTVESLIGKVQQQKQLIHQLVQENEHLRHENKQLRKENEQLKYRVQELEARTKKNSSNSHLPPSSDRFANTRSSRQPSGNKPGGQEGHQGTTLRQVEHPHHRVVHRVHTCQGCGASLREVKPFKVDIRQVFDVPPVPIEVTQHEREVKSCPHCRCVQQAEFPSHVTNHVQYGPRLTALVVYLHHIQLIPYKRLSDTIEALYQHSISTGTLANMVKRGRESLESNMDVIEDALLESNILHVDETSLRINGKLAWVHVACTSKYTYLAPHVSRGKKATDDIGILPRYQGTMMHDGFGTYPKYTQATHALCHAHHLRELKGFIEQGHTWASRMTTFLLAAKQAVEAHHGALSEEEAKRWERVYDRILERAQHRLETTTPLPKKALAFVRRLQKRKEEALRFLREVHVPFDNNQAERDLRMVKVKENISGTFREETFAQSFCITRSIVSTLTKHEKNVWDSLCLLLTGETLDRVLSTT, encoded by the coding sequence ATGTTGACGGTACAACAAGCTGTATTTACAGTTGAGAGCTTAATCGGCAAAGTTCAACAACAAAAACAGCTCATTCATCAACTCGTTCAAGAAAATGAACATTTGCGTCACGAAAACAAACAACTACGCAAAGAAAATGAACAACTGAAGTACCGTGTTCAAGAGCTGGAAGCACGCACGAAAAAAAACAGCTCCAATAGCCATTTGCCCCCATCTTCTGACCGTTTTGCCAACACACGTTCTTCTCGTCAACCATCTGGCAACAAGCCAGGCGGACAAGAAGGACATCAAGGAACGACGCTCCGTCAAGTGGAACATCCACATCATCGTGTCGTCCACCGTGTGCATACGTGTCAAGGATGTGGGGCTTCTTTGCGTGAAGTCAAACCGTTCAAAGTCGATATCCGTCAAGTGTTTGATGTCCCTCCTGTGCCGATCGAGGTGACACAACATGAACGTGAGGTGAAATCGTGTCCACATTGTCGATGTGTTCAACAAGCCGAATTCCCATCACATGTCACGAATCATGTGCAATACGGTCCACGGCTCACGGCGCTCGTTGTTTATTTACATCATATCCAATTGATCCCGTACAAGCGTTTAAGTGATACAATCGAAGCGTTATATCAACACTCGATTAGTACAGGAACCCTTGCCAATATGGTGAAACGAGGACGCGAATCGCTGGAATCAAATATGGACGTCATCGAAGACGCCTTACTTGAATCCAACATCCTGCATGTCGATGAAACGAGTTTGCGCATCAATGGGAAACTCGCATGGGTGCATGTCGCCTGTACATCGAAATATACGTACTTGGCTCCTCACGTTTCTCGTGGAAAGAAAGCGACTGATGACATCGGAATTCTTCCGCGATATCAAGGGACGATGATGCACGATGGATTCGGTACGTATCCAAAATACACGCAAGCCACCCATGCCCTTTGTCACGCCCATCATTTGCGTGAGTTAAAAGGATTCATCGAACAAGGGCATACATGGGCATCGCGCATGACGACGTTTCTGTTAGCCGCCAAACAAGCCGTCGAAGCTCATCACGGTGCGCTTTCCGAAGAAGAAGCGAAACGATGGGAACGAGTGTATGATCGCATCCTAGAAAGAGCTCAACACCGATTGGAAACGACGACGCCTCTTCCGAAAAAAGCACTCGCTTTTGTTCGACGCCTTCAAAAACGAAAGGAAGAAGCGTTGCGTTTCTTACGTGAAGTACATGTTCCCTTTGACAACAACCAAGCCGAACGCGATCTTCGCATGGTCAAAGTGAAAGAGAACATTTCGGGTACATTTCGCGAAGAAACATTCGCCCAATCTTTTTGCATCACAAGAAGCATCGTTTCCACACTGACGAAACACGAAAAAAACGTGTGGGATTCGTTATGTCTTCTGTTGACAGGCGAAACGCTCGATCGTGTTCTTTCTACCACTTAG
- the pruA gene encoding L-glutamate gamma-semialdehyde dehydrogenase — translation MVQPYKHEPFTDFTVEANKKAFEEGLKTVQAYLGQDYPLVIGGERIMTEDKIVSINPANKTEVVGRVAKANKDLAEKAMQTADAAFKWWSKTKPEMRADILFRAAAIVRRRKHEFSALLVKEAGKPWKEADADTAEAIDFMEYYARQMLKLKDGIPVESRPGETNRFFYIPLGVGVVISPWNFPFAIMAGTTVAALVTGNTVLLKPASATPVVAYKFVEVLEEAGLPAGVLNYIPGSGAEVGDYLVDHPRTRFISFTGSRDVGIRIYERAAKVHPGQIWLKRVIAEMGGKDTIVVDKEADLELAAQSIVASAFGFSGQKCSACSRVVALEEVYDHVLNRVVELTKQLKVGNPEEQSTFMGPVIDQSAYNKIMEYIEIGKQEGKLMTGGEGDDSKGFFIQPTVFADVDPKARIMQEEIFGPVVAFTKAKDFDHALEIANNTEYGLTGAVISNNRFNLEKAREEFHVGNLYFNRGCTGAIVGYHPFGGFNMSGTDSKAGGPDYLLLHMQAKTVSEMF, via the coding sequence ATGGTACAACCTTATAAACATGAACCATTTACTGATTTTACAGTCGAAGCAAACAAAAAAGCGTTTGAAGAAGGGTTAAAAACGGTACAAGCTTATCTCGGTCAAGATTATCCGCTTGTGATTGGCGGCGAGCGAATCATGACAGAAGATAAGATTGTTTCAATTAATCCAGCGAATAAAACAGAAGTTGTCGGTCGCGTAGCGAAAGCGAATAAAGATTTAGCAGAAAAAGCGATGCAAACAGCAGATGCCGCATTCAAATGGTGGAGCAAAACGAAACCAGAAATGCGCGCCGACATTTTATTCCGCGCTGCTGCTATCGTCCGCCGTCGTAAACATGAGTTTTCCGCATTGCTTGTGAAAGAAGCAGGAAAACCGTGGAAAGAAGCGGATGCTGATACAGCGGAAGCGATTGACTTTATGGAATATTATGCACGTCAAATGTTGAAGTTGAAAGATGGCATTCCTGTCGAAAGCCGTCCGGGAGAAACAAACCGTTTCTTCTACATTCCGCTTGGCGTTGGAGTTGTCATTTCGCCATGGAACTTCCCGTTTGCGATTATGGCGGGAACGACGGTTGCCGCGCTTGTGACAGGAAATACGGTTTTGTTAAAACCAGCGAGTGCAACGCCAGTCGTGGCGTATAAGTTCGTTGAAGTGTTGGAAGAAGCAGGTCTTCCAGCAGGTGTATTAAACTACATTCCAGGAAGCGGTGCGGAAGTAGGCGATTATTTAGTTGACCATCCGCGCACACGTTTCATTAGCTTCACAGGTTCTCGCGACGTTGGTATTCGCATTTATGAACGTGCGGCTAAAGTGCATCCAGGACAAATTTGGCTCAAGCGCGTCATTGCGGAAATGGGCGGAAAAGACACGATCGTTGTCGACAAAGAAGCAGATTTAGAATTAGCTGCACAATCGATCGTGGCATCCGCTTTTGGCTTCTCTGGTCAAAAATGTTCGGCATGCTCGCGTGTTGTGGCGCTTGAGGAAGTGTATGACCACGTATTAAACCGCGTCGTCGAGTTAACGAAGCAATTAAAAGTCGGCAACCCAGAAGAACAAAGCACGTTTATGGGACCGGTTATTGATCAATCGGCGTACAACAAAATTATGGAGTATATCGAAATTGGGAAACAGGAAGGCAAGCTTATGACAGGCGGTGAAGGAGACGACTCGAAAGGCTTCTTCATTCAGCCAACGGTGTTTGCCGATGTTGATCCGAAAGCGCGCATTATGCAAGAAGAAATTTTCGGACCTGTTGTAGCGTTCACGAAAGCAAAAGACTTCGACCATGCGCTTGAAATTGCCAATAACACAGAATACGGCTTAACAGGTGCCGTCATTTCAAATAACCGCTTTAACCTAGAAAAAGCGCGTGAGGAGTTCCATGTTGGCAACCTTTACTTTAACCGCGGTTGCACAGGCGCGATCGTCGGCTACCATCCGTTTGGTGGATTCAATATGTCTGGAACAGACTCGAAAGCAGGCGGTCCAGACTACTTACTTCTTCATATGCAAGCAAAAACGGTATCCGAAATGTTTTAA
- a CDS encoding IS701 family transposase, translating into MNRLAHHQGIHKFFTMLGLALYFSKPVMKHLVHIVDAMITKGFSGTLTDLHHGSFHPNHRTTLSHFFTKSPWEEETLLRKLQQWVLHRVERSSKRENQPIFVSIDDTICQKTKPSSRATHAIQGCDWHYCHAEKKSIWGHSLVWLMVHTMTQAFPFAFRLYDKTAGKSKGELAIEMLSSLDVSRPVYVLMDSWYPSKTLVGACLKKGFHVIAMLKTNRILYPKGTAIQAKEFAKSMEPRDTRLVTVGKERYRVYRYEGALNGLKDAVVLLAWKADQPMTPKHLHCVLSTDRELSDEEILRYYAARWSIECFFRQAKDQLKLDGYRVRGRRAVKRYWILVQLAYMYSMFESNSDFSDGLDLLRKRKGHSLVEFIYRAAKQNIPIDTVKKQLHVA; encoded by the coding sequence ATGAATAGATTAGCACATCATCAAGGAATTCACAAGTTTTTCACGATGTTGGGGTTGGCCCTTTATTTCTCGAAACCTGTGATGAAGCATCTCGTTCATATCGTGGATGCGATGATTACAAAGGGCTTTTCGGGAACGCTGACCGATCTACATCATGGGAGTTTTCATCCGAACCATCGCACGACACTGAGCCATTTTTTCACGAAAAGCCCATGGGAGGAAGAGACGCTGCTTCGCAAACTCCAACAGTGGGTGCTTCATCGTGTCGAACGCAGCTCGAAACGAGAGAATCAACCCATTTTTGTTTCGATCGATGATACGATTTGCCAAAAAACGAAGCCCTCGTCACGGGCAACACACGCCATTCAAGGGTGTGATTGGCACTATTGTCACGCAGAGAAAAAATCGATTTGGGGACATTCTCTCGTTTGGCTCATGGTTCATACGATGACTCAAGCGTTTCCTTTTGCCTTTCGCCTCTACGACAAGACGGCGGGGAAAAGCAAAGGGGAACTCGCGATCGAGATGCTTTCTTCGTTGGATGTGAGTCGCCCCGTTTATGTGCTCATGGACTCTTGGTATCCATCGAAAACCCTCGTGGGAGCCTGCTTGAAAAAAGGGTTCCACGTCATCGCGATGCTGAAGACGAATCGGATTCTCTATCCAAAAGGGACGGCCATTCAAGCAAAGGAATTTGCCAAATCTATGGAGCCACGGGATACCCGCCTCGTCACGGTGGGAAAAGAGCGTTATCGGGTGTATCGCTACGAAGGTGCTCTGAACGGTCTCAAGGATGCCGTGGTGCTGCTCGCATGGAAAGCCGATCAGCCGATGACGCCGAAACATCTTCATTGCGTCTTGAGCACCGATCGCGAGCTAAGCGATGAAGAGATCTTGCGCTACTATGCTGCACGTTGGTCGATCGAATGTTTTTTCCGTCAAGCGAAAGACCAGCTGAAACTCGATGGATACCGCGTTCGCGGGCGTCGGGCGGTGAAACGGTATTGGATCTTGGTGCAACTTGCGTATATGTACAGCATGTTCGAGTCGAACAGTGATTTTTCGGATGGGCTCGATCTCCTGCGCAAGAGAAAAGGACATAGCCTCGTGGAGTTCATTTATCGTGCAGCAAAACAAAATATTCCCATTGATACCGTGAAAAAACAGCTCCACGTGGCATAA
- a CDS encoding GNAT family N-acetyltransferase → MITLVRMNEEQYKRFFEETVREYAEENVKEGRWTPSESIGRAIKETNELLSKGIHTNGHFLCSLHHEVVGAIGTIWYEVKENNGEKSAFIYSFKIYEEFQGKGYGKQSLIAFETDLASMNVSSIGLHVFGHNKRAYQLYTKMGYIPTSIKMKKYLRSK, encoded by the coding sequence ATGATAACTTTAGTTCGAATGAACGAAGAACAATATAAAAGGTTCTTCGAAGAGACAGTCAGAGAGTATGCCGAAGAAAATGTAAAGGAAGGTAGATGGACACCATCAGAATCGATTGGACGAGCAATCAAAGAAACAAATGAACTATTATCTAAAGGGATTCATACGAATGGTCATTTTTTGTGTTCATTGCATCACGAAGTAGTAGGCGCAATAGGCACGATTTGGTATGAAGTAAAAGAAAACAATGGCGAGAAATCAGCTTTTATATACAGCTTTAAGATATACGAAGAATTTCAAGGCAAAGGATATGGAAAGCAGTCACTTATTGCATTTGAAACTGACCTTGCCTCGATGAATGTAAGTTCAATCGGGTTACATGTTTTCGGGCACAACAAACGTGCATATCAGTTATATACCAAGATGGGGTATATTCCAACAAGCATTAAAATGAAAAAATATCTCAGAAGCAAATGA
- a CDS encoding CamS family sex pheromone protein, with the protein MKKWIILLACMLLTLSACAPKFNQEEQVVQETDNKKQKAIIPKYNISNSYYRTILPFQPGEARGLVVENVNTRLDMDEFELGLMRIAQEKFSPSQYLFQQGQYLDRKTIESWLKRKQGNGEGLNPALGNEGTNAEKNKKSPLYISHILEHNYLVKTGNDKVKLGGVVIGLAMNSVHYYETEEGYPREVKISKSDMEKEGKKAAAEIVSRLRQIDGLKEVPIVVGLFEQQPKSSIVPGHFFAVGYVDKGSNTIQDWENINEEYYVFPSDEAEKNHRDDLVKFLNLKSDIEEFFPNYTGVIGRAFYRDDQLQQLTIDIVMQFYGKAEVIGFTQYVTGLLMEKMPDYMPISVYISSVRGPESIIIKSPDKSEPFVHIYQP; encoded by the coding sequence ATGAAAAAGTGGATCATATTGCTTGCTTGTATGCTTCTTACTTTGTCAGCATGCGCGCCAAAATTTAATCAAGAAGAGCAAGTAGTGCAAGAGACAGATAATAAAAAACAAAAGGCGATTATTCCAAAGTACAACATTTCTAATTCGTATTATCGCACCATTTTACCTTTTCAACCTGGAGAGGCGCGCGGGCTTGTCGTTGAAAATGTGAATACAAGATTAGATATGGATGAATTTGAACTTGGTTTAATGCGCATTGCACAAGAGAAATTCTCCCCATCGCAATATTTATTCCAACAAGGACAATATTTAGATCGAAAAACGATTGAGTCGTGGCTCAAACGAAAACAAGGAAATGGCGAAGGGTTGAATCCTGCTCTAGGAAATGAAGGGACAAATGCAGAAAAAAATAAAAAATCTCCCCTTTACATTTCACATATTTTAGAACATAACTACTTAGTGAAAACGGGAAACGATAAAGTGAAATTAGGCGGGGTTGTCATCGGACTTGCGATGAATTCTGTTCATTACTATGAAACAGAAGAAGGATATCCACGCGAAGTAAAAATTTCAAAAAGCGATATGGAGAAGGAAGGGAAAAAAGCAGCGGCGGAAATTGTTTCTCGCTTACGTCAAATCGATGGGTTAAAGGAAGTGCCGATCGTCGTTGGTTTATTTGAACAACAGCCGAAATCGTCCATTGTTCCAGGACACTTTTTTGCGGTTGGTTACGTGGATAAGGGAAGCAATACCATTCAAGACTGGGAAAACATCAATGAAGAATATTATGTATTCCCGTCTGATGAAGCGGAAAAAAACCATCGCGATGATCTAGTGAAGTTTCTAAACTTGAAATCGGATATTGAAGAATTTTTCCCGAATTATACTGGAGTCATTGGCAGAGCGTTTTATCGCGATGACCAACTGCAACAATTGACGATTGACATCGTTATGCAGTTTTACGGAAAGGCGGAAGTGATCGGATTTACGCAATACGTTACAGGTCTTCTCATGGAAAAAATGCCTGACTATATGCCAATTTCTGTTTACATTTCTTCCGTCCGTGGACCGGAAAGCATCATTATAAAAAGCCCAGACAAAAGTGAGCCGTTTGTTCACATATATCAGCCATAA
- a CDS encoding SagB/ThcOx family dehydrogenase, whose translation MSRLNRYYLAPDLVITYPDGQPHLHLPSVKRTFKVDWKVCEIISMFSSEDTSLQPIFSESMITSIVEHLVKNGILIDKETDYNLTIEQIVEEWQDWDESSWFLHLQTKDSKFETTEEGRLKNVEEFRKKTSPAPQYFKCNCTTSSIKLPTPSKLLDQTLVNSFMKRRSCRRFSEEPISLQNLADVLFYTGGILFTNDTHSYGIVVKKPSPSPGGRHSIELYPIVNACEGLRSGVYHYCQKHHALHLIEAEEDVKPFLYDVLYGQDYFLNAAVTVFYTSVIDRLKWKYNTSRAYRLMHLETGHYAQNFLLICTALDLGSFVTAAFKDSVIEEKLGICGIHEVAMYVSGMGHIVFDKTTRSDIEYGQVLPEGIEIRLPIGDHS comes from the coding sequence ATGTCACGATTGAACCGTTATTATTTAGCGCCTGATTTAGTCATTACATATCCTGATGGACAACCGCACTTGCATCTACCTTCTGTAAAACGCACTTTTAAAGTTGATTGGAAGGTATGCGAGATTATCTCCATGTTTTCGAGTGAAGACACAAGCTTACAACCGATTTTTTCAGAATCAATGATAACAAGTATTGTCGAACACTTGGTCAAAAATGGAATTCTCATCGACAAGGAAACAGATTACAATTTGACCATTGAGCAAATCGTAGAGGAATGGCAAGATTGGGATGAATCATCTTGGTTCCTTCATCTACAAACAAAAGATTCAAAATTTGAAACCACTGAAGAAGGTAGATTGAAAAATGTTGAAGAATTCAGAAAAAAAACATCTCCTGCACCACAATATTTCAAGTGCAACTGCACAACATCTAGCATAAAACTACCGACTCCTAGTAAACTTTTAGATCAAACTTTGGTCAATTCTTTTATGAAACGTAGATCCTGTCGACGTTTTTCTGAAGAACCAATTTCACTACAAAACTTAGCCGATGTTCTATTTTACACGGGGGGGATTCTTTTCACAAATGACACACACTCCTATGGAATCGTAGTCAAAAAGCCCTCTCCCTCTCCGGGTGGACGACATTCAATAGAGTTATATCCGATTGTGAATGCATGTGAAGGTTTACGAAGCGGTGTGTACCATTACTGTCAAAAACACCACGCTTTACATCTTATTGAGGCAGAAGAAGACGTGAAGCCATTTCTATACGATGTCCTATATGGGCAAGATTATTTCCTGAATGCCGCAGTTACAGTTTTTTATACAAGTGTTATAGATCGTTTAAAATGGAAGTATAATACCAGTAGAGCCTATCGGCTCATGCATCTAGAAACAGGCCATTACGCGCAAAACTTTTTACTTATCTGTACTGCTCTTGATTTGGGTAGTTTTGTTACTGCAGCTTTCAAGGATAGTGTTATAGAAGAGAAATTGGGGATTTGTGGGATTCACGAAGTTGCGATGTACGTCTCCGGTATGGGCCACATTGTGTTTGATAAGACTACGCGATCAGATATTGAATATGGACAAGTACTGCCTGAAGGAATCGAGATTCGTCTCCCTATAGGAGACCATAGCTAA